A portion of the Acidisarcina polymorpha genome contains these proteins:
- a CDS encoding zinc-dependent alcohol dehydrogenase family protein, whose product MKSWRISSFGIDNLEVFDSPIPKAGPGQVVVRVKAVSLNYRDLRMVTGLYDPRLAMPRIPCSDGSGEIVEVGEAVSDVKPGDRVAGIFMQRWLDGPPSAAKQLAALGGDVDGMLAEFVLLDASGVVGIPPQLSYEEAATLPCAGVTAWNAVVTKGSIKPGDTVVIQGTGGVSIFALQFAKLLGARVLGTSSSDEKLVRAKMLGLDAGVNYKTQADWADWIRRQTNGEGADLVVEVGGSGTFAQSLKALRIGGMVAQIGVLSQSSEPLQIAPILHKQVQVHGIYVGSKAHFLAMNRAIEQNGLKPVVDSVFEFEDARSAFHAIEHASHVGKIVIKVGS is encoded by the coding sequence TTGAAGAGCTGGAGAATTTCCTCTTTTGGGATCGACAACCTCGAGGTGTTTGACTCGCCGATCCCCAAGGCAGGACCGGGCCAAGTCGTGGTCCGGGTCAAAGCAGTCTCACTGAACTACCGGGACCTCAGGATGGTCACCGGTCTGTATGACCCTCGACTGGCAATGCCTCGCATTCCGTGTTCGGACGGCAGTGGCGAGATAGTCGAGGTCGGCGAAGCCGTCTCCGACGTGAAACCTGGCGATCGGGTGGCCGGGATTTTCATGCAGCGGTGGCTGGACGGGCCGCCTTCGGCGGCAAAGCAGCTCGCAGCCCTGGGCGGCGACGTGGATGGAATGCTGGCAGAGTTCGTGTTGCTCGATGCCAGCGGAGTTGTGGGAATTCCGCCACAGCTCTCTTATGAGGAAGCAGCGACTCTGCCGTGCGCCGGCGTCACGGCATGGAACGCGGTGGTCACCAAAGGTAGCATCAAGCCAGGCGATACCGTTGTCATTCAGGGAACCGGCGGCGTCTCCATCTTTGCCTTGCAATTCGCCAAGCTGCTCGGAGCGAGGGTGTTAGGAACGTCAAGCAGCGATGAAAAACTTGTACGCGCGAAGATGCTCGGCCTGGATGCCGGGGTGAACTACAAAACCCAGGCTGACTGGGCCGACTGGATTCGACGGCAGACCAACGGGGAAGGTGCCGACTTAGTTGTTGAAGTGGGCGGGTCGGGTACCTTCGCGCAATCGCTGAAGGCATTGAGGATCGGAGGGATGGTTGCGCAAATCGGTGTTCTCTCGCAATCGTCGGAGCCTCTGCAGATCGCTCCCATCCTGCACAAACAGGTCCAGGTGCACGGGATTTACGTAGGTTCGAAGGCGCACTTCCTGGCCATGAACCGCGCTATCGAGCAAAACGGGCTTAAGCCGGTCGTTGACTCCGTCTTCGAATTCGAGGACGCCCGCTCCGCATTCCACGCCATCGAACATGCTTCTCATGTGGGAAAGATCGTCATCAAGGTAGGCAGCTAA
- a CDS encoding SDR family oxidoreductase: MASEGKFTVQGKTVFITGASSGIGAACARAFAGEGARLLLAARRMDRLQALQPELLNAGALEVHLLELDVREGPKVESSIAGLPSEWQAIDVLINNAGLSRGLDKLQEGKPEDWDEMIDTNVKGLLYVTRAVVPGMIERGTGHVVNLGSTAGEMTYPKGAVYCATKAAERAINDGLRQDVLGTPLRVTSVDPGMVETPFSEVRFRGDTKRAAQVYEGVTPLKPEDIADAILWAVTRPAHVNIARILLTPVDQANSLLFNRKTG, encoded by the coding sequence TTGGCAAGCGAAGGAAAATTTACGGTGCAAGGGAAGACAGTCTTCATTACCGGCGCCAGCTCAGGGATTGGCGCGGCTTGCGCCCGGGCATTCGCCGGCGAAGGGGCGCGTCTGCTGCTCGCGGCACGGCGAATGGACCGGTTGCAGGCGCTGCAGCCGGAGTTGCTCAACGCGGGTGCACTCGAGGTTCACCTTCTGGAACTCGATGTTCGAGAGGGGCCTAAGGTCGAGTCGAGCATCGCAGGACTTCCATCCGAGTGGCAGGCCATCGATGTGCTGATCAACAACGCCGGCCTGAGCCGCGGGCTCGACAAGCTCCAGGAGGGTAAGCCTGAGGATTGGGACGAGATGATCGACACCAACGTCAAAGGGCTGCTATACGTGACGCGCGCGGTTGTACCTGGCATGATCGAACGGGGTACCGGCCACGTCGTCAATCTCGGCTCGACGGCTGGCGAGATGACCTATCCCAAAGGCGCGGTTTATTGTGCGACAAAAGCCGCAGAGCGAGCCATCAATGATGGCTTGCGGCAGGACGTGCTCGGCACTCCATTGCGCGTGACCAGCGTCGATCCGGGCATGGTCGAGACGCCCTTCAGCGAGGTTCGTTTTCGCGGAGACACGAAGCGCGCCGCCCAGGTCTACGAGGGCGTGACTCCCCTCAAGCCTGAAGACATTGCAGACGCCATCCTATGGGCGGTCACTCGTCCGGCCCATGTCAACATAGCGCGAATTCTGCTCACGCCAGTCGATCAAGCAAACTCCTTACTCTTCAACCGAAAGACCGGATAG
- a CDS encoding NAD(P)-dependent oxidoreductase → MRIAFLGLGKMGLPIAKLLLRSNPDLVIWNRTPGRTAELIAEGATLAESLEGAVKEADVVFTMLNDDQSMESVVFGGDASPGFLSAMRTGAIHVSLSTISVKLSQRLAAEHNRSQSEFVAAPVFGRPNVAAEGKLWIVVAGREESVARVRPLLESISRGLTIVSEEPWRAHALKIGGNFLITAMIESLSEALVFAGAQGIDPETFLESVNSALFRSPLYEAYGKVMLNPPDKPGATIGLGAKDMNLFRHAAQSAGVQTPLADRFAANLAKAAEAGLKERDWAAGLYELAKNSNTQTQK, encoded by the coding sequence ATGAGAATTGCTTTTCTAGGCTTAGGCAAGATGGGACTGCCCATCGCGAAGCTCTTGCTGCGTTCTAACCCCGATCTGGTCATATGGAACCGGACGCCCGGGAGGACCGCTGAGTTGATCGCGGAGGGGGCCACACTCGCGGAAAGTCTAGAGGGAGCGGTAAAGGAAGCGGACGTAGTCTTTACGATGTTGAACGACGATCAATCTATGGAGTCGGTCGTCTTCGGCGGGGACGCATCTCCCGGATTCCTCTCCGCAATGCGAACTGGAGCAATCCATGTTTCGCTGAGCACGATCAGCGTGAAGCTTTCGCAACGCCTGGCTGCGGAGCATAACCGCAGCCAGAGTGAGTTCGTCGCAGCGCCGGTCTTCGGTCGTCCGAACGTCGCCGCCGAGGGCAAGCTCTGGATCGTCGTCGCTGGGAGGGAAGAATCGGTAGCACGCGTCCGGCCGCTCCTCGAAAGCATCAGCAGGGGTCTGACCATCGTCTCCGAGGAGCCATGGCGGGCTCACGCTCTTAAGATAGGCGGGAATTTCCTGATTACCGCCATGATCGAGTCGCTGAGCGAAGCGTTAGTATTTGCCGGCGCCCAGGGCATCGATCCGGAAACGTTTCTTGAGAGCGTGAACAGCGCACTCTTCCGGTCGCCCCTCTACGAGGCTTACGGCAAGGTGATGCTGAATCCGCCGGACAAGCCTGGCGCGACGATCGGCCTCGGCGCGAAGGATATGAATCTGTTTCGCCATGCCGCCCAATCCGCCGGTGTGCAGACACCGCTCGCCGATCGTTTCGCTGCTAACCTGGCTAAGGCCGCAGAGGCCGGTCTCAAAGAGCGCGATTGGGCGGCGGGGCTCTACGAGCTGGCGAAGAACTCTAATACGCAAACCCAAAAATGA
- a CDS encoding OmpA family protein, with amino-acid sequence MRISSATTAFLFTVSVLGSARAQEMNPTAQQPSATQQPQAQMRDGVPVYRVEVVGRDIPAINYFHRSGSTRIGFQGTSLLSQGKGEASVKSERGRMTIDAKLEGLVPANSFGQEYLTYVLWAITPDGRPINLGEVLPQGSKTQITVTTDLQAYGLIITAEPYFAVTMPSDLVVMQNFVLPDRTQGIIEQVNAHATLLPRGAYVQTAGQHAVLHPITRDDKSPLELYEAINAVQIAQANGADKYAPEAFQKAQQDLTNAQDISKKSARKEQITYAREAVQGAEDARIITIRKKQEEDKQQAQEAKEAAQQAAFAAQQAADQQALRRAQADADAARAQAQAAQAQAAQRQAEQSAQQASQQTEQMRERLKDQLNQVLQTRETARGLIVNMSDVLFGFNQYNLQPEAREKLAKVSGILLAYPNLQLQVEGYTDNVGSDDYNQKLSQQRADAVRDYLTSQGVSSNNISSTGYGKSDPVADNSTNQGRAENRRVQLVVSGNSIGVQESAPSAQAQPQATPAPQPAQSTGVSNPPNQ; translated from the coding sequence ATGAGAATAAGTTCAGCAACAACTGCCTTTCTTTTCACTGTGAGTGTCCTTGGCTCGGCTCGCGCGCAGGAGATGAATCCAACCGCCCAGCAGCCTTCGGCTACGCAGCAGCCCCAAGCGCAGATGCGCGACGGAGTTCCTGTCTATCGAGTTGAAGTGGTTGGCCGCGACATTCCCGCCATCAACTACTTTCACCGCAGCGGTTCGACCAGGATCGGCTTCCAGGGAACCAGTCTTCTTTCACAAGGAAAAGGCGAAGCTAGCGTCAAGAGCGAGCGCGGACGCATGACCATCGACGCAAAACTCGAGGGACTGGTGCCGGCGAACAGTTTTGGCCAGGAGTATCTGACCTATGTGTTATGGGCAATCACGCCCGATGGCCGTCCCATCAATCTCGGTGAGGTGTTGCCGCAAGGAAGCAAGACCCAGATAACCGTGACTACCGATCTGCAGGCCTACGGCCTCATCATCACCGCGGAACCTTATTTTGCGGTCACGATGCCGAGTGACCTGGTCGTTATGCAGAATTTTGTTCTGCCCGACCGGACTCAAGGGATTATCGAACAAGTGAATGCGCATGCGACCTTGCTTCCACGCGGCGCCTATGTGCAAACCGCGGGGCAGCATGCCGTGCTTCATCCGATCACCCGGGATGACAAATCCCCTCTAGAACTCTACGAAGCAATCAACGCAGTCCAGATAGCCCAGGCAAACGGCGCTGACAAATACGCTCCTGAAGCCTTTCAGAAGGCCCAGCAGGATCTGACCAACGCTCAAGACATTTCCAAGAAGAGTGCGCGCAAGGAGCAGATCACCTATGCCCGCGAGGCGGTGCAGGGCGCCGAGGATGCGCGCATCATCACCATTCGCAAGAAACAGGAAGAGGACAAGCAGCAGGCCCAGGAGGCGAAGGAAGCCGCCCAGCAGGCAGCGTTTGCCGCTCAACAGGCAGCCGATCAGCAGGCTCTAAGGCGAGCGCAGGCGGATGCTGACGCGGCCCGCGCCCAGGCCCAGGCTGCTCAAGCCCAGGCGGCCCAGCGTCAGGCCGAGCAAAGCGCACAGCAAGCCAGCCAACAGACCGAACAAATGCGAGAGCGGTTGAAGGACCAGCTCAATCAGGTCTTGCAGACTCGCGAGACCGCCCGCGGTCTGATTGTCAACATGTCGGACGTTCTCTTCGGGTTCAATCAGTACAACCTCCAACCCGAGGCGCGGGAGAAGCTGGCGAAGGTCTCGGGCATTCTACTGGCTTACCCTAACCTGCAGCTTCAGGTGGAAGGGTACACGGACAACGTCGGGTCCGACGATTACAACCAGAAGCTCTCGCAACAGCGCGCCGATGCCGTCCGCGATTATCTGACCTCCCAAGGAGTGAGCTCGAACAACATCAGCTCGACGGGTTATGGCAAGAGCGATCCGGTGGCCGACAACTCCACCAACCAGGGCCGCGCCGAAAACCGTCGAGTTCAGCTTGTGGTTTCCGGGAATTCGATCGGGGTTCAGGAGTCTGCGCCAAGCGCCCAGGCGCAGCCGCAAGCGACCCCTGCCCCCCAGCCAGCGCAAAGTACCGGGGTCTCGAACCCTCCCAACCAATAA
- a CDS encoding response regulator transcription factor, which yields MSDEVSILIADSHPLVRIGVRNLLGADERIKVVGEVEDGDEAITETLDLLPDIVLLDLTMPRLPGLEAMRAIMSGWPKIKILLLNRTIRAQHIIEALQIGARGIVLHEGLDESLEPAIRCVSDGGYWLGQERVEGLVNSLHQLVHEQASPEQKSYGLTRREVEVLRCIVDGCTNRDVATQFGLSEETVKRHLSNIFDKVGVSTRLELALFALANHLVSP from the coding sequence ATGTCGGATGAAGTGAGCATATTGATTGCCGACAGCCATCCTTTGGTTCGGATTGGTGTCCGCAATCTTCTGGGAGCGGATGAGCGTATCAAGGTTGTCGGCGAGGTCGAGGATGGCGACGAGGCAATTACAGAGACCCTCGATCTGTTGCCTGATATCGTGCTGCTCGACCTCACGATGCCGCGACTTCCCGGCCTGGAAGCCATGCGCGCGATTATGAGCGGCTGGCCGAAGATCAAGATCCTGTTGCTCAACCGGACCATTCGAGCCCAGCACATCATCGAGGCGCTGCAGATTGGAGCGAGAGGTATCGTTCTACACGAAGGGCTTGACGAGAGCCTGGAGCCTGCGATCCGCTGTGTCTCAGACGGGGGGTACTGGCTTGGACAAGAACGTGTCGAGGGGTTAGTAAATTCACTGCATCAGCTGGTGCATGAACAAGCCTCTCCGGAACAGAAGTCGTACGGACTTACCCGCCGCGAAGTCGAAGTTCTCCGTTGCATCGTCGATGGATGCACCAATCGCGACGTCGCCACGCAATTCGGTCTCAGTGAAGAAACGGTGAAGCGCCATCTCTCCAATATCTTCGACAAAGTTGGGGTCTCCACGCGTCTTGAATTGGCCTTGTTCGCGCTCGCGAATCATCTTGTAAGCCCCTGA
- a CDS encoding DUF2339 domain-containing protein: protein MDSDRSEAATDDWRDELAALRRRVEVLEERLGDSGRAPSLESQANHQKDGGLPDLDSKRAPTTYQGDAPAALPHEASEKQQAKAPADAKRNHPSALESKIGALLFNRVGIFAVLAAAAWFLKLAIDREWIGPGIRVVVGLVVAIGLFLWSEWFRHKSSLPFSLTLKALGSGIAYLSLWACFSLYHLLPAAPVFTAMVAVTVMNAVLAWRQNSELLAALALAGGLLTPALLTNGSDSEWFLLSYLLLLDGGALLLMAVRPWPGLAIGAFIGTTIYFATSWLRFFTAEAAGLTGVFIALFFAVFTAAPMLERRARSVRLFSISPSPSGRILSGFPIAVGVCAFLEAYHLFSNTALSDSTSWIAVSLAAVYTGLVFAMRQSQALPAGDTLLAVHLCLAAGFLALAGLLQFHGYGIPLCWIAELVVLQALSARFDAVPLARVMRGCAGAMLLLSFGALLLLDGYDRPSVATSAFLNAHFGAYLAGLAGYAIVVALSSKALRSESILDASVSPKVLSLTSWKFLAGASVIAFNVIALAAVTLQINLYWKPELRSLHQSVHSIHQAAYVDFTYSAWFMFYGAVLMAAGFLRRSAFLRWQALVLLIFSIGKVFLVDTSHLNEGYRILSYLGLGVLLLAVSFVYQRDLLALRGDGSLQKSHM from the coding sequence ATGGATTCCGATCGATCCGAAGCCGCGACCGATGATTGGCGGGATGAACTGGCGGCGCTCAGGCGGCGGGTAGAAGTTCTTGAAGAAAGACTAGGCGACTCAGGCAGGGCGCCAAGCCTCGAATCTCAAGCCAACCATCAGAAAGATGGCGGTCTGCCCGATTTGGATTCGAAACGCGCACCGACTACATATCAGGGCGATGCGCCGGCGGCGTTGCCTCACGAAGCCTCGGAGAAGCAGCAGGCGAAGGCTCCCGCCGACGCCAAACGAAATCACCCATCGGCTCTCGAATCGAAGATCGGAGCACTGCTCTTCAATCGGGTCGGCATCTTTGCTGTGCTCGCAGCGGCCGCCTGGTTTCTGAAGCTGGCGATCGATCGGGAATGGATCGGTCCTGGCATCCGCGTTGTCGTCGGTCTGGTGGTTGCGATTGGCCTGTTTCTATGGTCGGAATGGTTTCGCCACAAAAGCTCCCTGCCGTTTTCGTTGACATTGAAGGCGCTGGGATCAGGCATCGCTTATCTATCACTCTGGGCATGCTTTAGCCTCTACCACCTGCTTCCGGCGGCTCCGGTCTTTACCGCGATGGTTGCCGTGACCGTCATGAATGCGGTCCTAGCCTGGCGCCAAAACTCGGAGCTGCTCGCCGCCCTGGCGTTGGCAGGCGGGCTGCTTACCCCCGCCCTGCTGACAAATGGTAGTGATTCCGAGTGGTTCTTATTGTCCTATCTTCTGCTTCTGGATGGCGGAGCACTTCTGCTTATGGCCGTGCGTCCATGGCCGGGGCTTGCGATCGGCGCCTTCATCGGAACTACGATCTACTTTGCTACTTCCTGGCTGCGATTCTTTACTGCCGAGGCGGCGGGGCTTACTGGCGTCTTCATTGCGCTATTCTTTGCTGTCTTCACCGCTGCACCCATGCTCGAGCGGCGGGCGCGATCGGTTCGACTTTTCTCCATTAGCCCCTCCCCTTCTGGCCGGATCTTGTCTGGGTTTCCTATTGCCGTCGGCGTTTGCGCCTTTCTGGAGGCGTATCACCTCTTCTCAAATACCGCTCTGTCAGACTCGACCTCCTGGATTGCGGTCTCGCTTGCGGCGGTCTATACCGGCCTGGTGTTTGCGATGCGGCAGTCGCAGGCGCTTCCGGCGGGTGACACCCTCCTGGCCGTGCATCTTTGCCTCGCCGCCGGCTTTCTTGCGCTCGCCGGCCTCCTGCAGTTCCATGGTTATGGAATCCCACTCTGCTGGATTGCTGAGCTTGTAGTCTTACAAGCTTTGTCGGCCCGCTTCGACGCAGTGCCGCTGGCACGAGTCATGCGCGGCTGCGCGGGCGCCATGCTTTTGCTGTCTTTCGGCGCTCTCCTGCTGCTCGACGGCTACGATCGTCCGTCCGTAGCGACAAGCGCCTTCCTCAACGCACATTTCGGCGCTTATCTCGCCGGATTGGCCGGATACGCGATTGTAGTGGCATTATCCTCGAAGGCCCTTCGATCCGAATCAATCCTCGATGCCTCGGTGTCGCCAAAGGTCCTCTCCCTTACCAGTTGGAAATTTCTGGCTGGCGCATCCGTGATCGCGTTTAACGTTATCGCACTCGCCGCGGTGACTTTGCAGATCAACCTTTACTGGAAGCCAGAGTTGCGCTCGCTCCACCAGAGCGTACATTCCATACATCAGGCAGCCTATGTGGATTTCACCTATAGCGCATGGTTCATGTTCTACGGGGCGGTGTTGATGGCCGCTGGCTTTCTACGACGCAGCGCCTTCTTACGCTGGCAAGCCCTGGTGCTGCTTATTTTCAGTATTGGAAAGGTCTTCCTGGTCGATACGAGCCATCTCAACGAGGGGTACCGGATCTTGAGCTACCTGGGCCTCGGGGTGCTGCTGCTTGCCGTAAGTTTCGTCTACCAGCGCGATCTGCTGGCTCTACGCGGGGATGGAAGCTTACAAAAATCCCATATGTAG
- a CDS encoding DNA translocase FtsK, with product MKTLRFVVAPTRNRRLNELLGLLLLVAAGLLLLATLSYTPTDPSLNTASGAAGAHAAQNWAGIVGATISDLLLQVEGVTALWFPVLLGMLGLSWVRSRPAGSPIAKLVGAGLILVFGPAIFGLISAARISGHLHWMHGLPIEGLTGRLVADLLVKYLNFPGACIVALAMVAAALYLSTTFSFNTAREWLAVRLAFVQAWRDRWANWKVARGRKRELREAVKADAIRAKQMARAEKSAAKAGKISPKEQRASEALPARIVEPAEPMPGTRQAGFAEMYVEPPPVAEAWNEMPPPSVDDFDPEPEPLAPVRPQLIVPRRVEAPPAPAAPPPAPRLEPRFEARNIAVGGRADAESRTVTVTPKSVSGFKLPPSTLLHRSDESQVVREDVLRTEAQVLVEKCGEFDVRGQVVQINPGPVVTTFEFRPEAGVKYSRVTGLAEDLCLAMRAESILIERMAGKSTVGIQVPNQERETIWLRDVIESEVFLHTKSKLALAMGKDINGRIVVADLATMPHVLIAGSTGSGKSVAINAMIMSILYKATPEQVRMILVDPKRVELGMYEGIPHLFTPIITEPKLAANALKNAVREMERRLKLLASRSVRNIDQYNRLFENGTPSLFEDTDEQEPLPYIIIIIDELADLMMLDKANVEEAITRLAQMARAVGIHLILATQRPSVDVITGLIKANVPTRMSFRLATKVDSRTILDSNGAEALLGRGDMLFLPPGTSRVQRVHAPFVTEKETAAVVEFWKNQGQAEYVESFLEAPKDDKGRDLEAGGEDADGNDELYEDGVRLVLEFGKASTSLLQRRLRIGYGRAAHLIDMMERDGIVGPADGSKPREILKPPDWLSQVEAAMR from the coding sequence ATGAAGACCCTTAGATTCGTTGTCGCCCCTACTCGCAATCGTCGGCTCAACGAGCTTTTAGGCTTGCTGTTGCTGGTTGCTGCTGGCCTCCTTCTTCTCGCGACCCTTTCCTATACACCGACTGATCCCTCGTTGAACACGGCCTCCGGCGCGGCCGGGGCGCATGCAGCCCAAAACTGGGCCGGCATCGTTGGAGCCACGATCAGCGACTTGCTGCTGCAGGTAGAGGGCGTCACCGCCCTCTGGTTTCCTGTTCTGTTAGGGATGCTCGGTCTCTCGTGGGTCCGCTCGCGGCCGGCTGGATCTCCGATCGCCAAATTGGTCGGCGCTGGCCTGATCCTGGTCTTCGGTCCCGCGATCTTCGGATTAATCAGCGCGGCGCGCATCTCTGGCCACTTGCACTGGATGCACGGTCTGCCTATAGAGGGTCTCACCGGACGCCTGGTTGCCGACCTCTTGGTGAAGTACCTGAATTTTCCCGGCGCGTGCATCGTGGCCCTCGCCATGGTTGCCGCTGCGCTCTATCTCTCCACCACCTTCAGCTTCAACACCGCCAGGGAATGGCTGGCCGTACGCCTCGCCTTTGTGCAGGCATGGCGAGATCGTTGGGCGAATTGGAAGGTGGCGCGGGGACGCAAGCGGGAACTACGTGAGGCAGTGAAGGCCGACGCGATCCGCGCCAAGCAGATGGCCAGGGCGGAAAAGTCGGCAGCTAAGGCCGGGAAGATTTCGCCAAAGGAGCAGCGAGCGTCCGAGGCGCTTCCGGCTCGCATCGTCGAACCCGCGGAGCCAATGCCAGGCACACGCCAAGCAGGGTTTGCAGAGATGTATGTTGAACCGCCTCCGGTTGCCGAGGCATGGAACGAGATGCCGCCACCGTCAGTTGATGACTTCGACCCGGAGCCAGAACCTCTCGCTCCGGTGCGCCCGCAGCTCATCGTGCCGCGGCGAGTAGAAGCGCCTCCGGCCCCGGCTGCTCCCCCACCTGCACCAAGGCTCGAACCGAGGTTTGAAGCCCGCAACATCGCAGTTGGCGGACGAGCCGACGCCGAGTCCCGCACGGTGACAGTGACCCCGAAATCGGTCAGCGGCTTCAAGCTGCCGCCAAGTACTCTCCTGCACCGCAGCGACGAGTCGCAGGTGGTTCGCGAAGACGTGTTGCGCACGGAGGCGCAAGTTCTGGTCGAGAAGTGCGGCGAATTCGATGTGCGCGGGCAGGTCGTCCAGATCAATCCCGGACCGGTCGTGACCACGTTTGAGTTTCGCCCCGAAGCCGGAGTCAAATACAGCCGGGTTACCGGCCTGGCCGAAGATCTTTGTCTCGCGATGCGTGCCGAGAGCATTCTGATCGAGCGCATGGCAGGCAAGAGCACGGTCGGCATCCAGGTGCCAAACCAGGAGCGGGAGACCATCTGGCTGCGGGACGTGATCGAATCAGAAGTCTTTCTGCATACCAAATCGAAGCTCGCTCTCGCCATGGGCAAGGACATCAATGGCCGCATTGTGGTCGCGGATCTGGCAACGATGCCCCACGTCTTGATTGCCGGCTCGACCGGCAGTGGCAAGTCGGTGGCCATCAACGCGATGATCATGTCGATCCTTTACAAGGCGACTCCAGAACAAGTGCGCATGATTCTGGTCGATCCGAAGCGAGTGGAATTGGGAATGTATGAAGGGATTCCCCACCTCTTCACCCCGATCATCACCGAGCCGAAGCTGGCCGCCAATGCGTTGAAGAATGCAGTCCGCGAGATGGAGCGGCGGCTGAAGCTGCTTGCCTCGCGCAGCGTCCGCAATATCGATCAATACAACCGGCTCTTTGAGAATGGAACCCCGAGCCTCTTTGAAGATACCGATGAGCAGGAACCACTTCCTTACATCATCATCATCATCGACGAACTCGCCGACCTGATGATGCTCGACAAAGCAAATGTCGAAGAGGCGATTACCCGGCTCGCGCAGATGGCCCGCGCTGTCGGCATTCACCTGATCCTCGCCACCCAGCGGCCATCCGTGGATGTGATTACCGGACTCATCAAGGCCAACGTCCCCACACGCATGTCCTTCCGTTTGGCGACCAAGGTCGATTCGCGGACGATCCTCGATTCGAACGGCGCCGAAGCGCTGTTGGGGCGCGGCGACATGCTCTTTCTTCCTCCGGGAACCTCGCGGGTGCAGCGCGTCCATGCCCCGTTCGTTACCGAGAAAGAGACTGCCGCGGTGGTCGAATTCTGGAAGAATCAAGGCCAGGCTGAGTACGTAGAGAGTTTCCTCGAAGCGCCGAAGGACGACAAAGGCCGTGACCTCGAAGCTGGCGGAGAGGATGCCGATGGCAACGATGAACTCTACGAAGACGGTGTGCGCCTGGTCTTGGAATTCGGCAAGGCCTCGACCAGTCTGCTACAGCGGCGGTTACGAATTGGCTACGGGCGGGCTGCTCACTTGATCGACATGATGGAGCGGGATGGGATTGTCGGTCCAGCCGATGGTTCGAAGCCGCGCGAAATTCTGAAACCGCCAGATTGGCTGAGCCAAGTCGAAGCAGCCATGCGCTAA
- a CDS encoding undecaprenyl-diphosphate phosphatase, with protein MNDYPISVLLGTVEGLTEFLPVSSTAHLRIAEALLHLDLADPYWKMYTVVIQLGAILALLSLFTGRIIDFFRTFPKGETGDRTIWNHPISLTAIAFLVTAIPSFLLAKTIGKHLESITVIAWALLIGGVAMWAIDWWSARRESPTKDVEQMSVWQAVWIGAFQVLSAVFPGTSRSMSTISSGQLAGLTRGASLEFSFLVSIPVMVAATGYDLLKSLHPKQIAGEPAIAPLVITTHGWIILVIGLIVSFIVALGVVEWFLIWVRKHGFVPFAIYRIILGIILLVFGADLVGG; from the coding sequence TTGAACGATTATCCGATTTCGGTTTTGCTCGGCACTGTAGAAGGCTTAACCGAATTTCTGCCCGTCAGTTCTACAGCCCATCTCCGCATCGCCGAAGCTTTACTGCATCTGGACCTGGCCGATCCATACTGGAAGATGTATACGGTGGTCATTCAATTAGGCGCGATCTTGGCGCTCTTGTCGCTGTTCACAGGACGGATTATTGATTTCTTCCGCACCTTTCCTAAAGGCGAGACCGGCGACCGGACAATCTGGAACCATCCCATTTCGCTGACTGCCATCGCCTTCCTGGTGACCGCTATCCCTTCATTCCTGCTGGCAAAAACCATAGGCAAGCACCTGGAAAGTATCACTGTCATCGCCTGGGCGCTCCTGATAGGCGGTGTCGCCATGTGGGCCATCGATTGGTGGAGCGCTCGACGCGAGTCTCCGACGAAGGACGTCGAACAGATGTCCGTATGGCAGGCGGTCTGGATCGGCGCCTTCCAGGTTCTCTCCGCAGTCTTTCCCGGCACGTCCCGCTCCATGTCGACGATCAGCAGCGGCCAGCTTGCCGGCCTCACTCGCGGTGCGTCACTCGAGTTCAGCTTTCTGGTATCCATTCCGGTGATGGTAGCGGCCACCGGCTATGACCTGCTGAAGTCTCTTCATCCAAAACAAATCGCCGGTGAACCCGCCATTGCCCCCCTGGTGATCACGACTCATGGCTGGATCATCCTTGTCATCGGCCTCATCGTTTCGTTCATCGTTGCATTAGGGGTGGTCGAATGGTTTCTGATCTGGGTGCGCAAGCACGGCTTTGTGCCGTTTGCGATCTATCGGATCATCCTGGGAATCATTCTGCTGGTCTTTGGAGCAGATTTAGTTGGCGGATAA